A stretch of the Perca flavescens isolate YP-PL-M2 chromosome 10, PFLA_1.0, whole genome shotgun sequence genome encodes the following:
- the shisa3 gene encoding protein shisa-3 homolog produces the protein MVRLLNCLLLGYLTWNLRISDAQGEYCHGWLDANGNYHDGFQCPEDFDTMDATVCCGSCSLRYCCAAADARLDQGSCTNDREVENTEFAAQPIYVPFLMVGSIFVAFVVVGSLVAVYCCTCLRPKQPTQQPIRFSLRSCQGETIPMILTSAPPSLRAPSRQSSTATTSSSSAGGGSSMRRFSLGGQGQQHGCLVSANVSSSASTPTQTPQTLPPPPPYTSPPAPISAGTQHSLPSTHAQLHLHQTSMSSQSFLLPQQYFFPLQPDAFSAAKGFADFGQS, from the exons ATGGTGCGCCTGCTCAACTGCCTGCTGCTGGGATATCTGACCTGGAATCTGCGGATATCGGACGCACAGGGGGAGTACTGCCACGGCTGGCTGGACGCTAATGGGAATTATCACGATGGCTTCCAGTGTCCGGAGGACTTTGACACCATGGACGCCACCGTGTGCTGCGGCTCCTGCTCGCTGCGCTACTGCTGCGCGGCCGCGGACGCGCGGCTTGACCAGGGCAGCTGCACCAACGACAGGGAGGTGGAGAACACCGAGTTTGCAGCCC AGCCCATCTACGTGCCCTTCCTAATGGTGGGAAGCATCTTTGTCGCCTTCGTCGTGGTCGGCTCTCTGGTGGCCGTCTACTGCTGCACCTGCCTGCGGCCCAAGCAGCCGACCCAGCAGCCCATTCGCTTCTCTCTGCGGAGCTGTCAGGGCGAAACCATCCCCATGATCCTCACCTCCGCCCCCCCGAGCCTCCGCGCCCCATCGCGACAGTCCAGCACGGCCACCACCAGCTCCAGCTCGGCTGGCGGCGGCAGCTCCATGCGGAGGTTCTCTCTCGGAGGTCAAGGGCAGCAGCACGGCTGCCTGGTGTCTGCCAACGTCTCCTCGTCAGCCTCCACCCCCACACAGACCCCTCAGACTCTGCCTCCACCTCCCCCCTACACATCCCCACCAGCACCCATATCAGCAGGCACCCAGCACTCGTTGCCCTCCACCCACGCTCAGCTACATCTCCACCAGACCTCCATGTCCTCTCAGAGCTTCCTCCTGCCACAGCAGTACTTCTTCCCCCTTCAGCCCGACGCCTTCTCAGCGGCCAAAGGCTTCGCCGACTTCGGACAGAGCTGA
- the bend4 gene encoding BEN domain-containing protein 4, giving the protein MEGEMQPADEGPCAPKMCRQQRGPYSTLKTFQSKRSAGKSRFDRSALVEVPLFGDGHHFTFHPEQQHHFQPHHHHHHHQRLQQLHQTSVAISSSSSQQHHPTLQQQQQQQGRFPCENRPSSRVPTSTSAAAAASPGTQQQRASSGRAEPRLSPDCTYGISSENRLILDAFAQQCSRVLSLLNNGRLLEPSSSFTSNIKLEEGPGVVQGPHCSSLGKTKPEESSSTTDPEEETQQSHLNQQQTSAVLRIFTDSLQNYLLSGPPPPPPQQQQQQHLAAGLEDEQCPLAEPGSGLSPPRHNLGGWGSPTPSESYGHPSSTLPEEEEEEESCCPRCLELEQEVLSLQQENEELRNKLENIPVPCQKALDYFKTVLEFHNQLVQPMPEEQLTEEEEQQTVFEGSKQLLENYPLFISNKQWDEAVNSSKKDGRRLLRYLIRFVFTTDELKFSCGLGKRKRSVHSGDPGLERRPLNPVKVSCLREFIRMHCASNPDWWMPSEEQINKVFSDAVGHARQGRAVGTFLGSSGSSTSSLYMDGFDGHLSQDELYLKGCQNGQSD; this is encoded by the exons atggagggagagatgcAGCCCGCAGATGAAGGGCCCTGCGCCCCGAAGATGTGCCGACAACAACGGGGTCCGTACAGCACCCTAAAAACCTTCCAGAGCAAACGCTCGGCGGGCAAGTCGCGCTTTGACAGGTCCGCTTTGGTCGAGGTGCCTCTCTTTGGCGACGGACATCACTTCACTTTCCATCCCGAGCAGCAGCATCATTTCCAGCCgcaccatcatcaccaccaccaccagcgtCTGCAACAGCTCCACCAAACCAGCGTCgctatcagcagcagcagcagccaacaGCATCACCCGAcgcttcagcagcagcagcagcagcagggacgTTTCCCATGTGAGAACAGGCCCAGCAGCAGGGTCCCGACATCCACCTCAGCGGCGGCGGCAGCATCTCCTGGTACCCAGCAGCAGCGCGCCAGCAGCGGCAGAGCGGAGCCCAGATTGTCTCCAGACTGCACCTATGGTATCAGCTCAG AGAATCGTCTCATCCTGGATGCCTTTGCCCAGCAGTGTAGCCGAGTCCTCAGCCTCCTCAACAACGGCCGCCTCCTGGAGCCCTCCTCCTCATTCACCTCCAACATCAAGCTGGAGGAGGGGCCAGGGGTGGTACAGGGGCCTCACTGTTCCTCACTGGGGAAGACCAAACCTGAAGAGAGCTCTTCCACCACTGACCCGGAAGAGGAGACCCAACAAAGCCATTTGAACCAACAACAGACCTCTGCCGTTCTTCGTATCTTCACAGACTCCCTACAGAACTATCTGCTCTCAgggccgccgccgccgccgccgcagcagcagcagcagcaacatctGGCTGCCGGTCTGGAGGATGAGCAGTGTCCGTTGGCGGAGCCCGGCTCAGGGTTGTCTCCTCCAAGACATAATCTGGGAGGCTGGGGCTCACCGACTCCGTCAGAGTCGTACGGCCACCCTTCGTCCACGCTgcctgaggaggaagaggaggaggagagctgCTGTCCACGCTGCCTGGAGTTGGAGCAGGAGGTGCTGTCGCTGCAGCAGGAGAACGAGGAGCTCCGCAACAAGCTGGAGAATATCCCAG TTCCCTGTCAAAAGGCTCTCGACTACTTCAAGACTGTTCTTGAGTTCCACAACCAGCTGGTCCAGCCGATGCCAGAGGAGCAGCTCACCGAG GAAGAAGAGCAGCAAACAGTCTTTGAg GGCAGTAAGCAGCTCCTGGAGAACTACCCTCTCTTCATCTCTAATAAGCAGTGGGACGAAGCCGTCAACTCCTCTAAGAAAGATGGCAGGCGGCTGCTGCGCTACCTGATTCGCTTTGTCTTCACCACGGACGAGCTCAAGTTCTCCTGCGGTTTGGGCAAAAGGAAGCGTTCGGTCCACTCAGGAGATCCAGGCCTGGAGAGACGACCACTCAACCCCGTCAAAGTCAGCTGCCTCAGAG AATTCATCCGGATGCACTGTGCCTCAAACCCAGACTGGTGGATGCCCTCAGAGGAGCAGATCAACAAAGTGTTCAGCGATGCCGTCGGTCACGCTCGTCAGGGCCGAGCGGTCGGTACGTTCCTGGGCAGCAGCGGAAGCAGCACCAGCAGCCTCTATATGGACGGCTTTGATGGACATCTGTCACAGGACGAACTGTATTTGAAAGGCTGCCAGAATGGCCAATCGGACTGA